In Populus alba chromosome 1, ASM523922v2, whole genome shotgun sequence, a single window of DNA contains:
- the LOC118032929 gene encoding ABC transporter G family member 15, with translation MEIEVASGSYSAKSSGVGISTKGGDGGGCSMYQDKVASEGGAGRGVYLVWEDLTVVLPNFGNGPTRRLLQGLRGFAEPGRIMAIMGPSGSGKSTLLDSLAGRLSRNVIMTGSVLFNGKKRRLDAGVAYVTQEDVLLGTLTVRETITYSANLRLPNTMRKEEIDCVVEGTIMEMGLQDCADRIVGNWHLRGISGGEKKRLSIAIEILTRPHLLFLDEPTSGLDSASAFFVIQTLGNIARDGRTIISSIHQPSSEVFALFDDLFLLSGGETVYFGDAKMAIEFFAEAGFPCPRRRNPSDHFLRCINSDFDAVTATLKGSQKIRDVPISADPLMSFATEEIKSRLVEKYRRSNYAQKAKARVKEISAIEGLEVETQSGSEASWRKQLSTLTRRSFVNMSRDVGYYWARIVIYIVVSICVGTIYHDVGYDYTAILARVACGGFITGFMTFMSIGGFPSFIEEMKVFYREKLNGYYGVTVFILSNYFSSFPFLVTIALLTGTICFYLVKFRSGFNHYVFFCLNIFGAISVIESLMMVVASLVPNFLTGLITGAGIIGIMMMTSGFFRLLSDLPKPFWRYPVSYINFGAWGIQGAYKNDFLGLEFEPLVPGEPKISGEFVVTRMFGIPLDHSKWWDLSAIYLILVCYRILFFVVLKLKERALPVVKDLYSKRALRIIEKRPSFRKAPSFSSSRHQPLHPLSSQEGLNSPLN, from the exons ATGGAGATAGAGGTGGCGAGTGGTAGTTACAGTGCTAAGAGTAGCGGTGTTGGTATTAGCACTAAAGGTGGTGATGGTGGCGGCTGTAGCATGTATCAAGATAAGGTGGCATCGGAAGGCGGAGCGGGGAGGGGGGTCTATTTGGTGTGGGAGGATCTAACTGTGGTGTTGCCAAATTTTGGAAATGGTCCAACAAGAAGGCTGCTCCAAGGACTTAGAGGGTTTGCTGAGCCAGGTAGGATCATGGCTATCATGGGTCCGTCTGGGTCTGGAAAATCCACTCTTCTTGATTCACTAGCAG GTAGACTGTCAAGAAATGTCATAATGACTGGAAGTGTTCTTTTCAATGGAAAGAAGAGGAGGCTAGACGCTGGTGTT GCTTATGTGACACAAGAGGATGTGTTGTTAGGAACTCTTACAGTCAGAGAAACGATCACTTACTCTGCAAATTTAAGGCTTCCAAATACGATGAGAAAGGAGGAGATTGATTGCGTCGTAGAAGGAACGATCATGGAAATGGGTCTCCAAGATTGTGCTGATCGGATTGTTGGAAACTGGCATTTGAGAGGCATAAGTGGTGGTGAAAAGAAGAGATTAAGTATTGCAATAGAAATCCTCACCAGGCCACATCTCTTGTTCCTCGATGAACCTACTAGCGGTCTTGATAGTGCCTCAGCATTCTTCGTAATTCAAACACTTGGAAATATAGCTCGCGATGGAAGGACAATTATATCTTCAATTCACCAGCCAAGTAGTGAAGTTTTTGCACTCTTTGATGATCTTTTCTTACTCTCCGGTGGTGAAACTGTTTATTTTGGAGATGCAAAGATGGCTATAGAG TTCTTTGCTGAAGCTGGTTTTCCATGTCCAAGAAGAAGGAATCCTTCTGATCACTTTCTGCGCTGTATAAATTCAGACTTCGATGCTGTAACAGCCACACTGAAAGGATCTCAAAAAATTCGA GATGTCCCTATATCGGCAGATCCTTTGATGAGTTTTGCAACAGAAGAGATCAAATCAAGACTTGTTGAGAAATATAGGCGCTCGAACTATGCGCAAAAGGCCAAAGCAAGGGTTAAGGAGATATCAGCTATT GAAGGACTGGAAGTTGAAACTCAGAGTGGAAGTGAAGCAAGCTGGCGAAAGCAACTCTCAACACTGACCCGAAGATCATTTGTGAACATGTCCAGAGATGTGGGATATTACTGGGCAAGGATAGTGATCTACATAGTTGTTTCCATCTGTGTTGGTACAATCTATCATGATGTTGGGTATGATTACACTGCGATCTTGGCTAGGGTAGCTTGTGGGGGATTTATAACAGGCTTCATGACTTTTATGTCTATTGGAGGCTTCCCTTCTTTCATTGAAGAAATGAAG GTTTTTTATCGAGAAAAGCTTAATGGCTATTATGGGGTTACAGTGTTTATCCTGTCCAATTACTTCTCCTCTTTCCCGTTCTTGGTTACGATCGCCCTCCTCACCGGGACCATATGTTTTTACTTGGTGAAATTTCGATCTGGATTTAATCATTATGTATTTTTCTGTCTCAATATCTTCGGCGCCATTTCTGTTATAGAGAGCCTGATGATGGTTGTAGCTTCACTGGTCCCCAATTTCTTGACGGGACTGATTACTGGGGCTGGAATCATT GGGATCATGATGATGACCTCTGGTTTCTTCAGATTGCTGTCTGATCTTCCAAAACCATTCTGGCGCTATCCAGTTTCGTATATCAATTTTGGAGCCTGGGGAATTCAG GGTGCCTACAAGAATGATTTCCTCGGACTTGAGTTTGAGCCTCTAGTACCTGGCGAGCCAAAAATATCTGGAGAATTTGTTGTCACACGCATGTTTGGCATCCCCCTGGATCATTCGAAGTGGTGGGATTTATCTGCTATTTATCTCATTCTTGTATGCTATCGGATTCTATTCTTCGTTGTGCTCAAGCTCAAGGAGAGAGCTTTGCCAGTCGTCAAGGATCTTTACAGTAAGAGAGCCTTGCGAATAATTGAGAAGAGGCCTTCCTTCAGGAAAGCACCGTCGTTTTCTTCCAGCAGGCATCAGCCTCTCCACCCACTGTCTTCTCAAGAGGGCCTCAACTCTCCACTCAACTAG
- the LOC118032954 gene encoding uncharacterized protein: MPCFHLIFFILVLFSLSLGSASWCPHNYAQQKNREFEQKTDRFWEFQEQSNTWVEVELPYELVSCVNDNCTTVGEIHPVTRDVEENLERENDDSKKTEILKRKVEDGGTEANSEIVLPLRKRISLTKMSESSIWVTGESGSIYERFWNGIQWVIAPHDLPVLTGHAICVFIVNQTILTLSEAGTLYQMMLGESSQPIWVEFTPTLDESTNGEAEQSSLMLINSGFISHDGLKIYFCTKNGSLLELSEAEPPRWENHGRPPGADVAAIVDAATIRPDVVYTISSTGDLYEYDRSSKPSWKKHIWAEGTVADASLMPSMGCTLHGLSGEYSISLFLLTKGGKLVERRLNQRKWKWIVHGSPKDHKLTSITPVVQDETNEKFLSLFFTTSSGSVFEYRILKQSGTDQENQIPEAWLSHMHPPHAKVASGIAGIPLQAGRIVFPLHDGRLAELHLPGLGGENTGPNHQVNLRKRASVKYVWSMIDAPETEGWNAEYCREERGPMNCLEGIRDEPNEQGITRLARRRKGSKAQQDYLFAGAKGANKVLEGYSFPDNWINTNFRLRMIHGGKSFFLVTDDGLTYEHLYAENLWLWLRHDHSTPMKGALGNYNGSLFLVDIYGSLLMRERSGEGLTWVNCTAMRNLGRVTGGPPWDGIPGKAPKVTPEDAIFFVSKNGRLLQFTVALRKFKWKDCRNPPDTKVASIVDQELFRDNVVFVTGRNGRLYQYNKVTELWHEHYQSQHLVLSRSPGTAVRPSSLSLTGSLFMLSEDGGLVEYHWNTGDGWNWIEHGTPNKGVTLITSPSPCFEGNQLFLIGSDGKVYVRYMDKMTWRWKNCGFPHVGKLMNEDQTQEGGNDNNEEVCIDEDFAASLENVAKKYSDFNRNCDPKVAPTRPIPFSDDSVIFELKDGRLAEMRRVEGTHWVWARTIATPTTPCMANYWTAVAS; encoded by the exons ATGCcttgttttcatttaatatttttcatcttgGTCCTCTTTTCATTGAGCCTTGGTTCTGCTTCTTGGTGCCCCCATAACTATGCTCAGCAAAAGAATAGAGAATTTGAGCAGAAGACTGATCGTTTCTGGGAGTTCCAAGAGCAATCCAATACCTGGGTTGAAGTGGAGCTGCCATATGAACTCGTCTCTTGTGTTAATGACAACTGTACTACAGTGGGTGAAATCCATCCAGTAACAAGAGATGTAGAAGAGAACTTAGAAAGAGAGAATGATGATTCCAAGAAAACTGAGATTTTGAAAAGGAAGGTTGAAGATGGAGGAACGGAAGCGAATTCTGAGATTGTTCTGCCTTTGAGGAAGAGAATTTCTCTGACTAAAATGTCCGAGTCATCCATTTGGGTCACTGGTGAAAGTGGGTCTATCTATGAGAGGTTCTGGAATGGAATCCAGTGGGTGATAGCACCCCATGATCTACCAGTATTGACTGGTCATGCAATCTGTGTCTTTATTGTCAATCAAACTATTCTTACTCTATCAGAAGCAGGAACCCTATATCAG ATGATGCTCGGTGAGAGCTCCCAGCCAATTTGGGTAGAGTTCACACCTACTCTCGATGAAAGCACCAATGGAGAAGCAGAACAAAGTTCATTGATGCTAATAAATTCCGGCTTCATTTCTCATGATGGGCT GAAAATTTATTTCTGCACAAAGAATGGCTCGTTATTAGAACTCAGTGAGGCAGAGCCTCCAAG ATGGGAAAATCACGGGCGACCACCTGGTGCAGATGTTGCAGCAATTGTTGATGCTGCTACTATTAGACCAGACGTAGTATATACCATAAG TTCTACAGGAGATCTTTATGAATATGATAGGAGCTCAAAGCCATCATGGAAGAAGCATATATGGGCAGAAGGGACAGTAGCAGATGCTTCTCTGATGCCATCAATGGGATGCACACTACATGGCTTGAGTGGAGAATActccatctctctttttcttctaaCTAAG GGCGGTAAATTGGTAGAGAGACGATTAAACCAAAGGAAGTGGAAATGGATAGTCCATGGAAGTCCCAAAGATCATAAGTTGACATCTATCACACCAGTTGTACAAGATGAGACAAATGAAAAATtcttatcattatttttcaCCACATCGTCTGGATCGGTTTTTGAGTATCGAATATTGAAACAGTCAG GCACCGATCAGGAAAACCAAATTCCCGAAGCATGGTTGAGTCATATGCATCCTCCGCACGCGAAAGTTGCAAGTGGAATTGCTGGGATACCACTTCAAGCTGGCAGAATAGTTTTCCCACTGCATGATGGTAGACTTGCAGAGTTGCATCTACCTGGACTAGGTGGAGAAAATACTGGACCGAATCATCAAGTAAATCTCCGAAAAAGAGCATCGGTTAAATATGTATGGTCAATGATCGACGCCCCAGAGACTGAAGGTTGGAATGCAGAGTATTGCAGAGAAGAACGTGGACCCATGAACTGCCTTGAGGGCATAAGAGATGAGCCAAATGAACAAGGAATCACAAGACTGGCAAGAAGGCGAAAGGGAAGTAAAGCACAACAAGATTACCTATTTGCAGGTGCCAAGGGAGCGAATAAAGTTTTGGAAGGATATAGTTTCCCAGATAATTGGATCAACACTAACTTTCGTCTGCGAATGATACATGGAGGCAAATCATTTTTCCTTGTTACTGATGATGGTTTGACTTATGAACATCTTTATGCTGAGAATTTATGGCTGTGGCTAAGGCATGATCACTCAACACCAATGAAAGGTGCCCTTGGAAACTACAATGGAAGTCTCTTTTTGGTGGACATTTACGGGAGTCTGCTTATGAGAGAGAGGAGCGGTGAGGGGCTAACATGGGTAAATTGCACTGCCATGAGGAATCTCGGGCGTGTTACTGGAGGCCCTCCATGGGATGGAATTCCAGGTAAAGCTCCGAAAGTTACACCAGAAGATGCAATCTTCTTTGTGAGCAAAAATGGAAGGCTGCTGCAGTTCACA GTTGCCCTGAGGAAATTCAAATGGAAAGATTGTCGAAACCCTCCAGATACCAAAGTTGCAAGTATTGTTGACCAGGAGCTGTTCCGGGATAACGTAGTGTTTGTCACTGGAAGGAATGGGAGGCTATACCAGTATAACAAAGTGACTGAATTGTGGCATGAGCATTATCAGTCCCAACATTTGGTTCTATCGAGATCGCCAGGAACTGCTGTGAGGCCATCCTCACTATCACTCACAGGCTCACTATTTATGCTTTCAGAAGATGGTGGACTAGTTGAATATCATTGGAATACTGGTGATGGCTGGAATTGGATTGAACATGGAACACCTAATAAAGGTGTAACCTTGATCACTTCCCCTAGCCCATGTTTTGAAGGCAATCAACTCTTTCTTATAGGTTCAGATGGAAAAGTATATGTTAGGTATATGGACAAGATGACATGGAGATGGAAAAACTGTGGCTTCCCTCATGTGGGAAAATTAATGAATGAAGATCAAACACAAGAGGGGGGAAATGATAATAATGAAGAAGTTTGCATAGATGAAGATTTTGCAGCCAGCTTGGAGAACGTTGCAAAAAAGTACAGTGATTTTAATAGAAACTGTGACCCAAAG GTGGCACCAACAAGGCCGATCCCATTTTCCGATGATTCAGTTATCTTCGAGCTCAAGGATGGAAGA